A section of the Sedimentisphaera cyanobacteriorum genome encodes:
- a CDS encoding glycosyltransferase: protein MRILMVTNSYAPYVGGIEKSIQSFAQYFREKGHSVLVIAPKSDKPVEDEQDVLRVSAINNFNDTNFPVTIPLPGEIRSRIKDFKPDIVHSHFPFIVGSTALRIAASREIPLVFTYHTMYERYIHYINADSERVKRFVRSVTKGYSNLCDKIIAPSRAVKSMLIGRGVKTPIVVIPSGIEVQQFKTGRGQNFRKNYGISEDCFLMGHIGRFAPEKNLDFLLSSVIKVLNNNPDACFLAVGDGPQRSQMEQKVKDHGVSGRVVFTGMLSGQQLYDAYDAMDLFAFASKTETQGMVLAEAMASGTPVAALNAPGVDDILEDGKNGLMVENENADSFAERIGEFLELPEDEKKAMRKCSEKTAERFSIDACSDSVLQQYSELCSFRKDTLTEKHQARWQNSMELIKAEWDIFRNYVSAAGMMFYTRQGRGKSGE, encoded by the coding sequence ATGCGTATCCTGATGGTAACAAACAGTTATGCCCCTTATGTAGGGGGTATTGAGAAGTCTATCCAGTCTTTCGCTCAGTATTTCAGGGAGAAGGGACATTCTGTTCTGGTGATTGCGCCGAAATCAGATAAGCCTGTGGAAGACGAGCAGGATGTACTCAGGGTTTCGGCGATAAACAACTTCAACGATACCAACTTCCCCGTAACCATACCCCTGCCCGGGGAGATACGTTCGAGGATAAAGGATTTCAAGCCCGATATCGTTCATTCGCACTTTCCGTTTATCGTTGGCAGTACCGCCCTTCGAATCGCTGCTTCAAGAGAGATTCCCCTTGTATTTACATACCATACAATGTATGAGAGATACATACATTATATAAACGCAGATTCCGAACGCGTAAAACGCTTCGTCCGCTCCGTTACAAAAGGCTATTCAAACCTTTGCGACAAGATAATAGCCCCGAGCAGGGCGGTAAAATCGATGCTTATTGGCAGGGGGGTTAAAACGCCCATAGTCGTAATACCCTCAGGCATTGAAGTCCAGCAGTTCAAAACAGGCAGAGGTCAGAATTTCAGAAAGAATTACGGCATATCCGAAGATTGCTTCCTGATGGGGCATATCGGCCGATTTGCTCCGGAGAAAAATCTGGACTTTCTTCTCAGCTCTGTAATTAAAGTGCTCAATAATAATCCTGATGCTTGTTTCCTCGCTGTTGGAGACGGACCGCAAAGAAGCCAAATGGAGCAGAAAGTAAAAGACCATGGCGTTTCTGGAAGGGTTGTTTTTACCGGTATGCTCTCTGGGCAGCAGCTTTACGATGCCTACGATGCAATGGATTTGTTTGCATTCGCCTCAAAAACAGAAACGCAGGGTATGGTGCTCGCAGAGGCTATGGCTTCAGGAACGCCCGTGGCAGCTTTGAATGCCCCTGGTGTTGACGATATCCTCGAAGACGGGAAAAACGGGCTTATGGTGGAGAATGAAAATGCCGATTCATTCGCTGAGAGAATCGGCGAGTTTTTAGAACTGCCTGAAGATGAGAAAAAGGCTATGCGCAAATGCTCAGAGAAAACAGCTGAAAGGTTTTCGATAGATGCCTGCAGCGACTCGGTACTGCAGCAGTACAGCGAGCTTTGCAGCTTCCGCAAAGACACCCTCACAGAAAAGCATCAGGCTCGCTGGCAAAACTCCATGGAGCTGATAAAGGCCGAATGGGATATATTCCGCAATTACGTCAGCGCCGCAGGGATGATGTTTTACACAAGACAAGGCAGAGGCAAGTCCGGCGAATAA
- a CDS encoding glycoside hydrolase family 15 protein has product MQNLDYGIIGNCKSAALVSKQGSIDWCCLPDFDSPSVFAKILDKNIGGSFSLEAADNYQITQKYIDKTNVLATEFSNGEDAFCVYDFMPRYKTEAGFYHCPPEVVRFIRHIKGEPEVMIKCDPRPAYAKDGTVVSKNGEYIKYSTKKGAYESVYLYTDFSFDDVIASKPVKITTNHFLLLGYNQKLFRPDLDWIELEYQRTRVYWMGWVSKTKVYTNYQKEVERSSLVLKLLAYQKTGAILAAATTSLPETIGEVRNWDYRYCWLRDASMTISILTRLGHYNVARRFLRFLLDIIPYKNEKIQIMYPINHRGVLKEKELPWLDGYENSKPVRIGNAAARQKQNDIYGIVLDAIWESLVFFHDSIDNKEDLWTVTRTLARHIKNNWQKLDSGIWEFRTEQKHFTFSKLLCWVGMDRAARIANFFGKSEEANSYIKLREVIKKDILKKGRDPRTNTLTQYYGSQSIDAANLLANEYGFLQASDPTYVNTVLETHKDLCRDGLMYRYKTSDDFGTPKSSFTTCTFWMIKCLFFIGRRKEATENFERVLSYGNHLGLFSEDIDFESKRLLGNFPQGYSHISLIDTALTISESPYWLKNADDFKP; this is encoded by the coding sequence ATGCAGAATCTCGACTACGGAATTATCGGCAACTGCAAGAGCGCAGCATTAGTGAGCAAGCAAGGCAGTATAGACTGGTGCTGCCTTCCGGATTTTGATTCACCTTCGGTATTTGCCAAGATACTCGATAAAAATATCGGAGGGAGCTTTTCTCTGGAAGCAGCAGATAACTACCAGATTACGCAGAAATATATCGACAAGACCAACGTCTTGGCCACCGAATTCAGCAACGGCGAAGATGCGTTTTGCGTGTATGATTTTATGCCCAGATACAAAACCGAGGCCGGATTTTATCACTGCCCGCCTGAGGTTGTTCGGTTCATAAGGCATATCAAGGGCGAACCTGAGGTAATGATCAAGTGCGACCCTCGGCCTGCCTACGCCAAGGACGGAACTGTGGTAAGCAAGAACGGCGAATACATAAAATACTCCACTAAGAAAGGGGCTTATGAATCTGTTTATCTCTACACTGATTTCAGCTTCGATGATGTGATTGCCTCCAAGCCGGTAAAAATCACCACAAACCACTTCCTTCTTCTGGGCTACAATCAGAAGCTTTTCCGCCCTGATTTAGACTGGATCGAGCTTGAATACCAGCGAACAAGGGTTTACTGGATGGGCTGGGTGTCTAAAACTAAGGTTTACACCAACTACCAGAAAGAGGTTGAGAGAAGCTCCCTTGTGCTCAAGCTGCTTGCATACCAGAAGACAGGTGCTATTCTCGCAGCCGCCACGACAAGCCTGCCTGAAACAATCGGAGAGGTTCGAAACTGGGACTACCGCTACTGCTGGCTGAGAGATGCGTCGATGACAATCAGCATTCTCACAAGGCTCGGACATTACAACGTAGCAAGACGCTTCCTCAGGTTTCTGCTGGATATAATCCCGTACAAAAACGAAAAGATTCAGATTATGTATCCGATTAACCACCGCGGGGTGCTCAAGGAAAAAGAGCTTCCTTGGCTGGATGGATATGAAAATTCAAAGCCGGTGCGTATTGGAAATGCCGCAGCAAGGCAGAAGCAAAACGACATATACGGGATTGTGCTTGATGCAATTTGGGAGAGCCTTGTATTCTTCCACGACTCAATAGACAACAAAGAAGACCTCTGGACGGTAACCAGAACCCTCGCGAGGCATATAAAAAACAACTGGCAGAAGCTCGATTCAGGTATATGGGAATTCCGCACCGAACAGAAACACTTCACCTTCTCCAAACTGCTCTGCTGGGTTGGCATGGACAGGGCTGCAAGGATTGCAAACTTCTTCGGGAAAAGCGAAGAGGCCAACAGCTATATCAAACTGCGTGAGGTTATAAAGAAAGATATTCTCAAAAAGGGCAGAGACCCGAGAACCAACACGCTTACGCAGTATTACGGGTCTCAGTCTATCGATGCGGCGAATCTGCTGGCCAATGAATACGGTTTCCTTCAGGCGAGCGATCCAACTTACGTTAATACTGTGCTTGAAACTCATAAAGACCTCTGCAGGGACGGGCTGATGTATCGTTATAAGACATCGGACGATTTCGGGACTCCGAAATCCAGCTTCACGACCTGCACTTTTTGGATGATAAAGTGCCTTTTTTTCATAGGCCGGCGAAAAGAGGCAACAGAAAACTTCGAAAGGGTTCTCAGCTACGGCAACCACCTCGGGCTTTTCAGCGAAGATATAGACTTTGAAAGCAAGCGTCTTCTCGGGAATTTTCCGCAGGGGTATTCGCATATCTCGCTTATAGATACAGCCCTTACAATTTCTGAAAGCCCGTACTGGCTCAAAAACGCAGACGACTTTAAGCCGTAA
- a CDS encoding biotin--[acetyl-CoA-carboxylase] ligase — MWFDELDSTNTYLKEKISSGALADPAGTAAAAKRQLKGRGRKARIWNSAEGENLTFSFVSKIREERKDISSITLTAGVAVCEVLRELGIEQAEIKWPNDILCEGRKICGILCETADCQGQTMAVCGIGLNINMTQQQLAKIDQPASSVYLETGICYRPEDLINTILEKMSFWFEIWLNEGFAAVKKRWEELAFGLGLKIDISEDGEILKTGLFRGITDHGALVLERKDNRIEHIYTGDVNWKL; from the coding sequence GTGTGGTTTGATGAGCTTGATTCTACCAACACCTATCTTAAAGAAAAGATTTCCTCAGGCGCGCTCGCTGACCCTGCCGGCACAGCCGCAGCAGCAAAAAGGCAGCTCAAGGGCAGAGGAAGAAAAGCAAGGATATGGAACTCGGCGGAAGGCGAAAACCTTACCTTTTCTTTTGTATCAAAAATCAGAGAAGAGAGAAAAGATATATCAAGCATAACGCTAACCGCGGGAGTGGCTGTTTGCGAGGTGCTCAGGGAACTGGGAATCGAGCAGGCTGAGATAAAATGGCCGAACGATATCCTATGCGAGGGCAGAAAGATTTGCGGGATTCTCTGCGAAACTGCGGACTGCCAAGGCCAAACTATGGCCGTTTGCGGAATTGGTCTAAACATTAATATGACTCAGCAGCAGCTTGCAAAGATCGATCAGCCTGCCAGCTCAGTATATCTTGAAACCGGCATCTGCTACAGACCGGAAGATTTGATTAACACAATACTCGAAAAAATGAGCTTTTGGTTTGAAATATGGCTTAATGAAGGCTTTGCAGCGGTTAAAAAACGCTGGGAAGAGCTGGCCTTCGGATTAGGCCTTAAGATCGATATTTCCGAAGACGGAGAGATTTTAAAAACGGGACTGTTCAGAGGCATAACCGACCATGGGGCGCTTGTGCTTGAAAGAAAAGATAACAGAATTGAACATATATACACAGGCGATGTAAACTGGAAATTATAG
- a CDS encoding metal-dependent transcriptional regulator: MEKKLTSGLEDYLEAIYLIQEKEGSARVKQIAGRMGVRAASVTGALQSLSAKGLIHYTPYEHIRLTQNGRNEAVRVESRHRLLKRFFEDVLCVEEQKAEEAACKCEHELHQEIYDKFASLMYFLESPEGTKLADKLKSRLNSEK; encoded by the coding sequence ATGGAAAAAAAATTAACCTCTGGGCTTGAGGATTATTTGGAGGCCATATACTTAATTCAGGAAAAGGAAGGTTCTGCAAGGGTTAAGCAAATCGCAGGCAGAATGGGAGTTAGAGCGGCCTCGGTAACCGGTGCGCTTCAGTCCTTATCAGCCAAGGGGCTGATACATTACACTCCGTACGAACATATCAGGCTCACTCAGAACGGTCGTAATGAGGCGGTTCGAGTAGAATCGAGACACAGACTTTTGAAGAGATTTTTCGAAGATGTGCTTTGCGTGGAAGAGCAGAAGGCAGAAGAAGCGGCCTGCAAATGCGAACACGAGCTGCATCAGGAGATCTACGACAAGTTCGCATCGCTTATGTATTTCCTTGAAAGCCCTGAAGGAACGAAGCTGGCTGATAAGCTTAAAAGCCGCCTCAACAGCGAAAAGTAA
- a CDS encoding bifunctional alpha,alpha-trehalose-phosphate synthase (UDP-forming)/trehalose-phosphatase — MSRLVIISNRLPVNVTKQDGKFGYRDSVGGVATGISSLTGHGEKIWFGWPGIPSEALTKKEKKEASETLTERGCYPVFLSTDQIDNFYSGFCNRTIWPLFHYFSELSIYDEAFWQAYKSANQLFCDELVKHVNEDDFIWVHDYQLMLLPEMIREKLPEAQIGFFLHIPFPSFELMRELPRRSELLNGILGADLIGFHEYDYVRHFLSSVYRICGCEHHLSKLQIDNRQIRVDAFPMGIDYEKYASIPEKFRDKPVKDEQPKIILSVDRLDYTKGIPNRLEAYESFLSKYPEYHGKVRLVMIAVPTRTEVEEYASLRETIEKDVGRINGKYSTVDWTPISYMFRSLPFDELSEFYYRGDIGLITPLRDGMNLVAKEFIAAQKNKDHQAVLILSEMAGAASELSESIVINPHHKDQIVDAIKTALDMPQDQRAKRNKMMQGRISRYTVGRWATEFIVSLKEIKKEQSRLRTKYFTRQHQQNAVEEYNNSDKRLILLDYDGTLAPFSRLPEDAMPCQDIIETLKGLCTNEKNTVVVISGRDKDTLSNWLGALPLNLAAEHGAFYKSAGGDWESAINAESNWKEMIKPILELTVDRTPGSLIEEKSSSLVWHFRKSEPDLAKLRTQELKDTLMMMAANLNIGVFEGNKIVEVKPVSVNKGQAAGYWTAKEDWDFIFCAGDDCTDEDMFEAMPEGSVSCKIGKGISAAKYKLNRPQQLREFLKQLK, encoded by the coding sequence ATGTCCCGATTAGTTATAATATCAAACAGGCTTCCGGTAAACGTAACCAAGCAGGACGGTAAATTCGGCTACCGAGACAGCGTAGGCGGAGTTGCCACGGGTATATCTTCACTCACCGGCCACGGCGAGAAGATATGGTTCGGCTGGCCCGGGATCCCCTCAGAGGCTCTTACAAAAAAAGAAAAGAAAGAGGCATCAGAAACGCTCACTGAGAGAGGGTGCTATCCGGTATTTTTGTCAACAGATCAGATAGACAATTTTTATTCAGGATTCTGCAACAGAACCATCTGGCCTCTTTTCCACTACTTCTCCGAGCTTTCAATATACGACGAGGCCTTCTGGCAGGCCTATAAATCCGCCAACCAGCTCTTCTGCGACGAGCTTGTCAAGCATGTGAACGAGGACGACTTCATCTGGGTGCATGATTATCAGCTTATGCTTCTTCCCGAGATGATAAGAGAAAAGCTTCCCGAGGCGCAGATAGGGTTTTTCCTTCACATTCCGTTCCCGTCATTCGAGCTTATGAGGGAGCTGCCCAGGAGAAGCGAGCTGCTGAACGGTATCCTCGGCGCAGACTTAATCGGCTTTCACGAATATGACTACGTAAGACACTTTTTGAGCAGTGTTTACAGGATATGCGGATGCGAACACCACCTCAGCAAGCTCCAGATCGATAATCGGCAGATAAGGGTGGATGCCTTCCCGATGGGGATAGACTACGAAAAATATGCCTCAATCCCCGAGAAATTCAGGGATAAGCCCGTGAAGGATGAACAGCCCAAGATTATCCTCTCTGTTGACCGGCTGGACTACACCAAGGGCATACCAAACAGGCTCGAGGCATACGAAAGCTTTCTCAGCAAATACCCCGAATATCATGGTAAGGTGCGTCTTGTCATGATTGCCGTTCCAACGAGGACGGAGGTGGAGGAGTATGCGAGCCTGAGGGAAACAATCGAGAAGGACGTAGGACGCATCAACGGAAAATACAGCACTGTTGACTGGACGCCGATTTCGTATATGTTCCGCAGCCTTCCGTTTGACGAGCTCTCAGAATTCTACTACCGCGGGGATATTGGGCTTATCACGCCCCTGCGAGACGGTATGAATCTCGTGGCGAAGGAATTCATAGCTGCCCAGAAAAACAAAGACCATCAGGCAGTTCTGATTCTCAGCGAGATGGCAGGCGCTGCAAGCGAGCTTTCCGAGTCTATAGTAATCAATCCGCACCACAAGGACCAGATTGTGGATGCGATAAAGACCGCCCTCGATATGCCCCAAGACCAGAGAGCCAAAAGAAACAAAATGATGCAGGGCAGAATCTCCAGATACACTGTCGGCCGGTGGGCTACAGAGTTCATCGTAAGCCTTAAGGAGATAAAGAAAGAACAAAGCAGGCTCAGAACCAAATACTTCACTCGTCAGCATCAGCAGAATGCTGTTGAGGAGTATAACAATTCTGATAAAAGGCTTATTCTTCTCGACTACGACGGCACTCTCGCCCCGTTCTCGAGGCTCCCGGAAGATGCGATGCCCTGTCAGGACATTATAGAAACACTGAAAGGCCTATGCACAAATGAAAAGAATACCGTTGTAGTAATAAGCGGCAGAGATAAGGACACGCTTTCCAACTGGCTCGGGGCTCTGCCTTTGAACCTCGCGGCAGAACACGGGGCTTTCTATAAAAGCGCCGGGGGAGACTGGGAATCAGCCATAAACGCTGAGAGCAACTGGAAAGAGATGATAAAGCCCATATTGGAGCTTACAGTTGACAGAACTCCCGGCTCGCTTATAGAGGAAAAGTCTTCCTCTCTTGTATGGCATTTCAGAAAGAGCGAACCGGACCTCGCAAAGCTTCGTACGCAGGAGCTTAAGGATACGCTTATGATGATGGCAGCAAATCTCAATATTGGGGTCTTCGAGGGAAACAAGATTGTTGAGGTTAAGCCGGTAAGCGTGAATAAAGGACAGGCCGCAGGCTACTGGACGGCCAAGGAAGACTGGGATTTTATCTTCTGCGCAGGCGATGACTGCACAGATGAAGATATGTTTGAAGCCATGCCTGAGGGGTCTGTTTCCTGCAAGATAGGCAAAGGCATTTCAGCTGCTAAATACAAGCTCAACAGGCCTCAGCAGCTTCGTGAATTTCTTAAACAGCTTAAATAA